A window of Aricia agestis chromosome 3, ilAriAges1.1, whole genome shotgun sequence contains these coding sequences:
- the LOC121725622 gene encoding histone H4 — protein MTGRGKGGKGLGKGGAKRHRKVLRDNIQGITKPAIRRLARRGGVKRISGLIYEETRGVLKVFLENVIRDAVTYTEHAKRKTVTAMDVVYALKRQGRTLYGFGG, from the coding sequence ATGACCGGTCGCGGTAAGGGAGGAAAAGGTCTGGGAAAAGGAGGAGCCAAGCGTCACAGGAAGGTACTTCGTGATAACATCCAAGGTATTACGAAGCCGGCTATCCGTCGTTTGGCGCGCAGAGGTGGCGTGAAGCGTATCAGCGGTCTGATATACGAAGAGACCCGTGGTGTGTTGAAGGTGTTCTTGGAGAATGTCATCCGCGATGCCGTCACATACACGGAGCACGCCAAGAGGAAGACTGTCACCGCTATGGATGTCGTGTACGCTCTGAAACGCCAGGGCCGCACTCTGTACGGTTTTGGCGGTTAA
- the LOC121725612 gene encoding histone H2B, producing the protein MPPKTSGKAAKKSGKAQKNISKSDKKKKKHKRKESYAIYIYKVLKQVHPDTGISSKAMSIMNSFVNDIFERIAAEASRLAHYNKRSTITSREVQTSVRLLLPGELAKHAVSEGTKAVTKYTSSK; encoded by the coding sequence ATGCCCCCCAAGACGAGCGGTAAGGCTGCGAAGAAGTCTGGAAAGGCGCAAAAGAATATCAGCAAATCTGACAAGAAAAAGAAGAAGCACAAGAGGAAGGAGAGCTACGCTATCTATATTTACAAAGTGCTCAAGCAGGTCCACCCGGACACCGGTATCTCCAGCAAGGCCATGTCTATAATGAACTCGTTCGTTAATGACATTTTCGAGCGCATCGCCGCCGAGGCTTCCCGTCTCGCCCACTACAACAAGCGTTCCACGATCACGTCGAGGGAGGTGCAGACGTCCGTGAGGCTTCTGCTGCCCGGTGAGCTCGCCAAGCACGCCGTCAGTGAAGGCACTAAGGCCGTCACTAAGTACACTAGCTCCAAGtaa
- the LOC121725618 gene encoding histone H2A — MSGRGKGGKVKGKAKSRSNRAGLQFPVGRIHRLLRKGNYAERVGAGAPVYLAAVMEYLAAEVLELAGNAARDNKKTRIIPRHLQLAIRNDEELNKLLSGVTIAQGGVLPNIQAVLLPKKTEKKA, encoded by the coding sequence ATGTCAGGACGTGGCAAAGGTGGAAAAGTGAAGGGAAAGGCAAAGTCCCGTTCCAACCGTGCCGGACTCCAGTTTCCCGTCGGGCGTATCCATAGGCTGCTGAGGAAAGGCAACTATGCTGAGCGCGTAGGTGCCGGGGCACCGGTGTACCTCGCAGCCGTGATGGAATACTTGGCCGCTGAAGTTCTCGAGTTGGCCGGTAACGCAGCTCGCGACAACAAGAAGACCAGGATCATCCCTAGACATCTCCAGCTGGCGATCCGCAACGACGAGGAATTGAACAAACTGCTATCCGGCGTCACGATCGCCCAAGGCGGTGTCCTGCCCAACATTCAGGCCGTTCTTTTGCCCAAGAAGACCGAGAAGAAGGCATAA